The following coding sequences are from one Frigoribacterium sp. Leaf415 window:
- a CDS encoding outer membrane protein assembly factor BamB family protein, whose amino-acid sequence MSHPERARDHPREARVAGRWHRASPGRRLVGVLGALVVASTLVAAGAVSVAPHYGDGRPWTGLAVDDLRRSPDATGWTLDLAATLAPDAPRRCLNFWASPAVDGLVAVGTSVDLDFGDALGAPACRSYASEADSSLIGLVETATGTVRWVHDLARDVPDTDALSIPATQVVPSAGRVLVQTQTTGATVLAALDLRDGSLVESTRGRRDLPSVSVDSRGPLQLRTFSGIAGSGDRYQLVEASRLADPVWEGGVDSGSSPALLNDGALVSRGGETVFVDAATGRERPFAASPDEIAVPPVGSSVTTDDGRRVVAFGIERTRANGTVEALDEDGESVWSRPTGGRRLAVTPSCVVVVTGGDTAAECLDPRDGTVRWTTDLGAPFAVEAVPGQRAADVFVVVQRSGGSRLLALDGADGHTRFSSSVGLLDDLAAAGRSVLYLQTDDGRSSGRNVAALDLDDGRPLWSTSTSGTVAFWGGHLVRIDEQGVARRLVDTARVGATS is encoded by the coding sequence ATGAGCCACCCCGAGCGCGCACGCGACCACCCCCGGGAGGCGCGGGTCGCCGGTCGCTGGCACCGCGCCTCCCCGGGTCGTCGCCTCGTCGGCGTGCTGGGCGCCCTGGTCGTGGCGTCCACGCTCGTGGCCGCCGGGGCGGTCTCGGTGGCGCCGCACTACGGCGACGGCCGCCCCTGGACGGGGCTCGCGGTCGACGACCTCAGGCGGTCGCCGGACGCGACCGGCTGGACGCTCGACCTGGCGGCCACGCTCGCGCCGGACGCCCCGCGTCGGTGCCTGAACTTCTGGGCGTCCCCGGCGGTCGACGGACTCGTCGCGGTCGGCACCTCGGTCGACCTGGACTTCGGCGACGCGTTGGGCGCGCCGGCCTGCCGCTCGTACGCGTCCGAGGCGGACTCGAGCCTGATCGGACTGGTGGAGACGGCCACGGGCACGGTCCGCTGGGTGCACGACCTGGCCCGTGACGTCCCCGACACCGACGCGCTGAGCATCCCCGCGACGCAGGTCGTCCCCTCGGCCGGTCGCGTGCTGGTGCAGACCCAGACCACGGGGGCGACCGTGCTGGCCGCCCTCGACCTGCGGGACGGCTCGCTCGTCGAGTCGACCCGCGGCCGGCGCGACCTGCCCAGCGTCAGCGTCGACTCGCGGGGCCCCCTGCAGCTGCGCACGTTCTCGGGCATCGCCGGGTCGGGCGACCGCTACCAACTGGTGGAGGCCTCGCGTCTCGCCGACCCGGTGTGGGAGGGAGGGGTCGACTCGGGCAGTTCGCCGGCGCTCCTGAACGACGGCGCCCTCGTGTCGCGGGGCGGCGAGACCGTGTTCGTCGACGCCGCCACGGGCCGGGAACGACCGTTCGCGGCGTCACCGGACGAGATCGCCGTGCCGCCCGTCGGCTCGTCCGTGACGACGGACGACGGGCGCCGCGTCGTCGCCTTCGGCATCGAGCGCACCCGCGCGAACGGCACCGTCGAGGCCCTCGACGAGGACGGCGAGTCCGTCTGGAGCCGACCGACCGGTGGACGCCGCCTGGCCGTCACGCCGTCCTGCGTGGTCGTCGTCACCGGCGGCGACACGGCCGCGGAGTGCCTCGACCCCCGAGACGGCACGGTCCGCTGGACGACCGACCTGGGCGCCCCGTTCGCGGTCGAGGCCGTGCCGGGTCAGCGCGCGGCCGACGTGTTCGTCGTCGTGCAGCGATCGGGTGGGTCACGCCTGCTCGCCCTCGACGGCGCCGACGGGCACACCCGCTTCAGCTCGTCCGTCGGACTGCTCGACGACCTCGCGGCGGCGGGCCGGTCGGTGCTCTACCTGCAGACGGACGACGGTCGCTCGTCGGGGCGGAACGTGGCGGCGCTCGACCTGGACGACGGCCGGCCGCTCT